Within Kutzneria chonburiensis, the genomic segment ACGGTCACGGGGGCGTGGTCGGACCAGCGCTCGGCGTAGGTCGCGGCCCGTTCGGTGACCGCGGAGACGGCCTTGGTCGCCAGCCCCTCGGTGGCCACGTGCAGGTCGATGCGCCAGCCGGAGTCGTTGTCGAACGCCTTGCCGCGGTAGGACCACCAGCTGTACGGGCCGGCGACGTCCGGGTTCAGCGAGCGCACGACGTCGACGTAGCCGGCGGCGTAGAGGCGGTCCAGCCAGGCCCGCTCCTCGGGCAGGAAGCCGGCCGACTTCTGGTTGGTCTTCCAGGACTTCAGGTCCTCGGGCCGGTGCGCGATGTTCCAGTCGCCGCAGACCAGCACCTCACGGCCGTCGGCCTCGGCCTTGGCCTTCAGCTCGACGAGATGGGCGAAGAAGGCGTCGAGGAAGCGGTACTTCTCGTCCTGTTTGGGCGTGCCGGCGTCGCCGGACGGCAGGTAGAGGCTGGCCACCACCACGTCGGCCAGCTCGAACTCGACGTAGCGGCCGCTGCGGTCGAACTCGGCCGAGCCGAAGCCGACCCGGACGGCCTCCGGCGCGGTCCGGGACAGCAGGGCCACGCCGGCCCGGCCCTTGAGCTCGGACTCGGCCAGCACGGTGTGCCAGCCGGCCGGCTCACGCAGCTCGTCGGACAGCTGGTCCAGCTCGGCCCGCGTCTCCTGGAGGCACACCACGTCCGCCTCGGTGGCCGCGAGCCACTCGACGAAGCCCTTCTTGGCGGCGGCGCGCAGGCCATTGACGTTGATCGTGGAGACGGTCAGCACGCCCCGAGCCTAGCGGCATCAAGAACGCGTAAACGCGGGCCGTCTCGGCGTCAAGACGGCATCAGGGGCGGCGGGCCGGCCATTTACGCCGCACACGCTGGCACTGAGTGGTCCGTTGGAGAGGAAAACCGTGTTCGACGTCGTGAAGCGGCTGCTCGTCGGCCGTCCCCTGCGCAGTGAGCGATTAGGCGACACGCTGCTGCCCAAGTGGCTGGCGCTGCCGGTCTTCTGCAGCGACCCCATCTCGTCGGTCGCCTACGCGACCGAGCAGATCCTGCTCACGCTGGCCGTCGGCGGCGCGGGCGCGCTGTCGCTGTCGACGCCGGTCGCGGCGGCGGTGGCGATCGTGCTGATC encodes:
- a CDS encoding exodeoxyribonuclease III; amino-acid sequence: MLTVSTINVNGLRAAAKKGFVEWLAATEADVVCLQETRAELDQLSDELREPAGWHTVLAESELKGRAGVALLSRTAPEAVRVGFGSAEFDRSGRYVEFELADVVVASLYLPSGDAGTPKQDEKYRFLDAFFAHLVELKAKAEADGREVLVCGDWNIAHRPEDLKSWKTNQKSAGFLPEERAWLDRLYAAGYVDVVRSLNPDVAGPYSWWSYRGKAFDNDSGWRIDLHVATEGLATKAVSAVTERAATYAERWSDHAPVTVAYDL